In a genomic window of Infirmifilum sp. NZ:
- a CDS encoding FkbM family methyltransferase, translated as MEALSYSLGFLERISTIPKLLGARSTVVLLPPYAFVVPVGEVREARRSLEHIFVYRDYERLAEFSPETASRIVDLGAYLGFFTVRSLLLSRGSRAVAVEANPLSCVYAHWNIALHGLSGRARVVCSAVDSERGLGKLYVGESMVNSSLLRGYVEEYTSVIGERWVPKITLEDVFRLSGFERIDLLKVDVEGVEYRVLSASKAALEHYDVQRIVVEVHEGFSTAKKLSEALGAEYTTYIVVDESAPNQSFLFAVRRR; from the coding sequence ATGGAAGCCCTGTCTTATTCCCTAGGCTTTCTCGAGCGGATCTCAACTATTCCGAAGCTGCTCGGAGCCCGCAGCACCGTAGTTCTGCTACCACCGTACGCGTTCGTTGTCCCCGTGGGCGAGGTCAGAGAGGCTAGGCGTAGCTTGGAGCACATATTCGTCTACAGGGATTATGAGAGGCTTGCGGAGTTCTCGCCTGAAACAGCGTCACGAATTGTGGATTTAGGTGCTTACCTCGGCTTCTTCACCGTTAGGTCGTTGCTTCTCTCAAGGGGTTCCAGGGCCGTGGCTGTTGAGGCCAACCCGCTTTCCTGTGTGTACGCTCACTGGAATATCGCACTGCACGGGCTCAGCGGGAGGGCTAGGGTCGTGTGCTCGGCTGTGGACAGTGAAAGAGGTTTGGGTAAACTCTACGTGGGGGAAAGCATGGTAAACTCTTCCCTGCTCCGCGGGTACGTTGAGGAGTACACGAGCGTCATCGGTGAACGATGGGTTCCGAAGATCACCCTCGAGGATGTTTTCCGGCTGTCAGGGTTTGAAAGAATCGACCTCCTTAAAGTTGACGTCGAGGGGGTCGAGTACCGCGTCTTATCCGCGTCGAAGGCCGCTCTTGAGCACTACGACGTCCAGAGAATAGTCGTCGAGGTGCATGAGGGCTTTTCGACCGCTAAGAAACTTAGCGAAGCCCTGGGGGCTGAGTACACGACGTACATTGTGGTTGATGAAAGCGCTCCTAACCAAAGTTTTCTCTTCGCGGTTAGGAGGCGATAA
- a CDS encoding ECF transporter S component: MSQKKWSVFLAIVAIFSALTAALTSVSAVPSPTGGFTHVGDTVIYLAGLLFGSNVGLAVGLLGPTIADIVVGYPRWYVTLVAHGLQGFIAGMGKGKSLRTQVVVMITAGLVMSFTYFVVNVYIKGFAPALASLIRDIFGQTLVSVLLAALLVKPLERNEVVRKTSQLV, translated from the coding sequence GTGAGCCAGAAAAAGTGGAGCGTCTTCCTTGCAATAGTGGCCATCTTCTCTGCCTTAACCGCGGCGCTGACTTCTGTTTCAGCGGTCCCGAGCCCGACCGGCGGCTTCACGCACGTTGGAGACACTGTAATCTACCTGGCAGGGCTCCTGTTCGGGAGCAACGTGGGCCTCGCAGTGGGGTTGCTTGGACCGACTATAGCTGACATCGTGGTTGGTTACCCGAGGTGGTATGTTACGCTGGTGGCTCACGGGCTCCAGGGCTTTATAGCCGGTATGGGGAAGGGTAAGAGCCTCCGAACTCAAGTTGTGGTTATGATCACGGCGGGCCTCGTGATGAGCTTTACGTACTTCGTCGTCAACGTGTACATAAAGGGTTTTGCCCCGGCTCTCGCCTCCCTCATCAGGGACATATTCGGGCAGACGCTCGTCTCCGTGCTTCTCGCCGCTCTTCTCGTAAAACCGTTGGAGAGAAACGAGGTTGTGAGAAAAACCTCGCAGTTAGTTTAA
- a CDS encoding purine-nucleoside phosphorylase has protein sequence MPFHIKAMRVAPRVVVVGDPGRARLLSSMLIRPELVSENRGLLVYNGTWRGLEITVATHGMGGPGAAIVFEELIQAGARAIVRLGTTGGISKEVSIGDFVVPTAAHYIHGGLFRQYFGDLTVSAAPCLSLAWRLYTKGLQRGLRVHAGPVVSSDAFYAEDRSVAEKWAGVGALTVEMECAALFSIAMLRRVKAAALLLVNGHLLEPDKRMVSEEELLERIKLGGEIVFDSLTSVKV, from the coding sequence ATGCCTTTTCACATTAAAGCTATGCGCGTGGCACCCCGCGTTGTTGTGGTTGGCGACCCCGGAAGGGCTAGGCTTCTCTCAAGCATGCTCATCAGACCTGAGCTTGTGAGCGAGAACAGAGGGCTACTTGTCTACAACGGGACTTGGAGGGGTCTGGAGATAACCGTCGCCACGCACGGTATGGGGGGCCCTGGCGCTGCGATAGTATTCGAGGAGCTTATACAGGCTGGAGCTAGGGCGATTGTCAGACTCGGGACTACAGGGGGGATTAGTAAGGAAGTTAGTATCGGGGACTTCGTTGTCCCCACAGCCGCTCACTACATTCACGGGGGGCTCTTTAGACAGTACTTCGGCGACTTAACGGTCTCGGCCGCTCCGTGCCTTTCACTGGCTTGGAGGCTTTACACTAAGGGGCTCCAGAGGGGGTTGAGAGTGCACGCTGGCCCTGTCGTCAGTAGCGACGCTTTCTACGCGGAGGACAGGAGTGTCGCAGAAAAGTGGGCTGGCGTTGGTGCTTTAACTGTCGAGATGGAGTGTGCAGCGCTTTTCTCAATCGCGATGCTCAGGAGGGTCAAGGCCGCGGCTCTTCTGCTGGTGAACGGTCACCTCCTCGAGCCCGATAAGAGGATGGTTTCCGAGGAGGAGCTTCTGGAGAGGATTAAGCTGGGCGGGGAGATCGTGTTCGACAGCCTCACAAGCGTAAAGGTGTGA
- a CDS encoding purine-nucleoside phosphorylase produces the protein MAKPLHILARPEDIAPRVIASGDPARVRQLSSLLEGARLVNENRGFLVYTGRWKGVDVTVATHGIGAPSASIVFEELIMLGARLIIRFGTCGGFLRDMRVGDFVIATGASYIPGGTLSTYTRGDCMAAVPDYEVLHRLVEKAEEYSLRYFLGPVISSDNFYAGIDFLNEWVKRGMIAVDMEAASLMVLSRIRGVKAGAAFVISDVIGEAYAKMATAEELRDAVDRASRAVLDAAVSVRL, from the coding sequence ATGGCTAAGCCGTTACACATACTAGCTCGACCCGAAGATATCGCTCCTCGAGTAATAGCTTCGGGGGACCCTGCACGCGTAAGGCAACTCTCAAGCCTTTTGGAGGGGGCGAGGCTGGTAAACGAGAACAGAGGGTTCCTTGTCTACACTGGCAGGTGGAAAGGTGTTGACGTGACCGTCGCGACGCACGGCATCGGTGCCCCTTCGGCTTCCATCGTATTTGAGGAGCTCATAATGCTCGGTGCAAGGCTCATTATCAGGTTTGGGACATGTGGGGGGTTCCTGAGGGACATGCGCGTCGGCGATTTCGTGATCGCTACTGGGGCTTCTTACATTCCGGGCGGCACACTTAGCACATACACCCGGGGGGACTGCATGGCCGCTGTGCCTGACTACGAGGTTCTGCATAGACTGGTGGAGAAAGCTGAGGAGTATAGCTTGCGCTACTTCCTGGGACCGGTAATCAGCAGCGACAACTTTTACGCCGGTATAGACTTCCTCAATGAGTGGGTGAAGCGGGGTATGATAGCCGTGGACATGGAGGCCGCCTCGCTAATGGTTTTGTCGAGGATCCGAGGGGTGAAAGCAGGAGCGGCCTTCGTCATCAGCGATGTTATAGGAGAGGCGTATGCGAAGATGGCTACAGCGGAGGAGCTCCGCGACGCTGTCGACAGGGCCTCTCGCGCAGTCCTTGACGCCGCAGTCTCCGTCAGGCTGTAG
- a CDS encoding PH domain-containing protein, which produces MESEEVLWSGKPHPASFLGLYLLYFLPLLSQIISFVLYVSMPEGARSALSPLAPVLNWATGLSEPYSFVYTAGALIATLIGVLNWLARVDIKPLIFNLTSYALTELLRFLYPGQVGYATRLFVLGLASVAGTFGVDSYRRSFVYRITARSAVIKGGFLRKWERVVRKDAVSDIVVVRPLLGYLFGFAHIVPITQSQLGMGGTYSLGAVIAEKKSVGVLVGGGKHIKEVEARPWNCIYGVRDFRKAKEAILK; this is translated from the coding sequence ATGGAATCCGAGGAGGTTCTGTGGAGCGGTAAGCCTCATCCCGCGTCATTCCTGGGACTGTACCTCCTCTACTTCCTACCTCTGCTAAGCCAGATTATCTCCTTCGTCCTTTACGTTTCAATGCCTGAGGGTGCAAGGTCAGCATTGTCCCCCCTCGCTCCAGTGCTAAACTGGGCTACAGGCCTAAGCGAGCCTTACAGCTTTGTCTACACGGCTGGGGCATTGATAGCGACTCTGATCGGCGTTCTTAACTGGCTAGCTCGAGTGGACATCAAACCTCTCATCTTCAACCTCACGAGCTACGCGCTAACGGAGCTGCTGAGGTTCCTTTACCCCGGGCAAGTAGGGTACGCGACTAGGCTTTTTGTGCTGGGTCTGGCGTCTGTTGCTGGGACTTTCGGAGTGGACAGCTACAGGAGGAGTTTCGTCTACAGAATCACGGCAAGGTCGGCCGTTATTAAAGGTGGTTTTCTCAGAAAGTGGGAGAGGGTGGTCAGAAAGGACGCCGTGAGCGATATCGTGGTGGTTAGACCGCTTCTCGGATACCTGTTTGGCTTTGCCCACATTGTGCCGATTACTCAGAGCCAGCTTGGGATGGGTGGCACGTACAGCCTCGGCGCGGTGATTGCCGAGAAGAAGAGCGTGGGGGTGTTGGTGGGTGGGGGGAAGCACATAAAGGAGGTGGAGGCTAGGCCCTGGAACTGCATCTACGGTGTGAGAGACTTCCGCAAGGCTAAAGAGGCTATCTTAAAGTGA